From Micrococcus porci, one genomic window encodes:
- the uvrA gene encoding excinuclease ABC subunit UvrA yields MPKNSSSAAAPARPDAAARGGLASGPARGSAQHERIVVKGAREHNLKNVDVSIPRDSMVVFTGLSGSGKSSLAFDTIFAEGQRRYVESLSSYARMFLGRVDKPDVDFIEGLSPAVSIDQKSTNRNPRSTVGTITEIYDYMRLLWARVGVAHCPVCGEVVSKQTPQQIVDQLEQLPERTRFQVLAPVVRGRKGEFVDLFSSLSTQGYARALVDGELIQLSDPPALKKQNKHTIAVVVDRLAVKEGIRQRLTDSVETALKLADGLVAVEFVDVDVVAQAGKKNQGDLAGEDAEGNPRFRTFSEKLSCPHGHPQTVDEIEPRSFSFNNPFGACPECTGIGSRLQVDPDLVVPNDELSLNEGAILPWSLGKSTSDYWLRVLGGLAKEMKFSLDTPFKDLTAQQRDAVLNGKDFKVEVSFRNRFGRERRYTTGFEGVLPYVMRKHGETESDNARERYESFMRQIPCPACHGARLNPTVLNVRVGGLSIADATRLPLRESLAFLDGLQLTERELAIADQVVREIRARLEFLLDVGLDYLNLERNAGTLSGGEAQRIRLATQIGAGLVGVLYVLDEPSIGLHQRDNRRLIDTLIRLRDLGNTLIVVEHDEDTIAEADWIVDIGPRAGEHGGEVVHSGSLDELKANTRSVTGDYLAGRRRIEVPAARRPVDPKRRLTVKGATENNLKDVTVDIPLGVFTAVTGVSGSGKSTLINEILYKVLADKLNGAKMVPGRHRSVAGLEHLDKVVHVDQSPIGRTPRSNPATYTGVFDQIRKLFAETPEAKVRGYQQGRFSFNIKGGRCEACAGDGTLKIEMNFLPDVYVPCEVCHGARYNRETLEVTYKGKNIAEVLDMPIEEAAEFFGAYTRISRYLDTLVDVGLGYVRLGQPATTLSGGEAQRVKLAAELQKRSTGRTVYVLDEPTTGLHFEDIRKLLQVLQTLVDKGNTVLTIEHNLDVVKCADHVIDLGPEGGSGGGTVVATGTPEEVAAVPESHTGRFLAELLG; encoded by the coding sequence GTGCCGAAGAACTCCTCCTCCGCCGCAGCCCCCGCCCGTCCCGACGCCGCCGCCCGCGGCGGCCTCGCCTCGGGCCCGGCCCGGGGCTCGGCGCAGCACGAGCGGATCGTCGTCAAGGGCGCCCGCGAACACAACCTGAAGAACGTCGACGTCTCGATCCCGCGCGACTCCATGGTGGTGTTCACCGGCCTGTCCGGCTCGGGCAAGTCCTCCCTGGCGTTCGACACGATCTTCGCCGAGGGCCAGCGCCGCTACGTGGAGTCGCTCTCCTCCTACGCTCGCATGTTCCTCGGCCGCGTGGACAAGCCGGACGTGGACTTCATCGAGGGTCTCTCGCCGGCGGTGTCCATCGACCAGAAGTCCACCAACCGCAACCCGCGCTCCACGGTGGGCACCATCACGGAGATCTACGACTACATGCGCCTGCTCTGGGCGCGCGTCGGCGTGGCCCACTGCCCGGTCTGCGGCGAGGTCGTGTCCAAGCAGACCCCGCAGCAGATCGTGGACCAGCTCGAGCAGCTGCCCGAGCGCACCCGCTTCCAGGTGCTCGCCCCGGTGGTGCGCGGGCGCAAGGGCGAGTTCGTGGACCTCTTCTCCTCCCTCTCGACGCAGGGCTACGCCCGCGCGCTCGTGGACGGGGAGCTGATCCAGCTCTCCGACCCGCCCGCCCTCAAGAAGCAGAACAAGCACACCATCGCCGTGGTCGTGGACCGCCTGGCCGTGAAGGAGGGCATCCGCCAGCGGCTGACCGACTCCGTGGAGACCGCCCTGAAGCTCGCCGACGGCCTGGTCGCCGTCGAGTTCGTGGACGTGGACGTCGTCGCGCAGGCGGGGAAGAAGAACCAGGGCGACCTCGCGGGCGAGGACGCCGAGGGCAACCCCCGGTTCCGGACCTTCTCCGAGAAGCTGTCCTGCCCCCATGGCCACCCGCAGACCGTGGACGAGATCGAGCCCCGCTCCTTCTCCTTCAACAACCCGTTCGGCGCGTGCCCGGAGTGCACCGGCATCGGCTCCCGCCTCCAGGTGGACCCGGACCTCGTGGTCCCCAACGACGAGCTCTCCCTCAACGAGGGCGCCATCCTGCCGTGGTCACTGGGCAAGTCCACCTCCGACTACTGGCTGCGCGTGCTCGGCGGCCTGGCCAAGGAGATGAAGTTCTCCCTGGACACCCCCTTCAAGGACCTCACCGCCCAGCAGCGGGACGCCGTCCTTAACGGCAAGGACTTCAAGGTCGAGGTCTCCTTCCGCAACCGGTTCGGGCGGGAGCGCCGCTACACCACCGGCTTCGAGGGCGTCCTGCCCTACGTGATGCGCAAGCATGGGGAGACCGAGTCGGACAACGCCCGTGAGCGCTATGAGTCCTTCATGCGGCAGATCCCGTGCCCGGCCTGCCACGGGGCCCGCCTGAACCCCACCGTGCTCAACGTGCGGGTGGGCGGGCTGTCCATCGCGGACGCCACGCGGCTGCCGCTGCGCGAGTCCCTGGCGTTCCTCGACGGTCTGCAGCTCACCGAGCGGGAGCTCGCGATCGCCGACCAGGTGGTCCGGGAGATCCGCGCCCGCCTCGAGTTCCTCCTGGACGTGGGCCTGGACTACCTGAACCTCGAGCGCAACGCCGGCACGCTCTCCGGCGGCGAGGCCCAGCGCATCCGCCTGGCCACGCAGATCGGTGCCGGACTCGTCGGCGTGCTGTACGTCCTGGACGAGCCCTCGATCGGCCTCCACCAGCGGGACAACCGCCGCCTCATCGACACCCTCATCCGCCTGCGAGACCTCGGCAACACCCTGATCGTGGTGGAGCACGACGAGGACACGATCGCCGAGGCCGACTGGATCGTGGACATCGGCCCGCGGGCCGGCGAGCACGGCGGCGAGGTCGTCCACTCCGGCTCCCTGGACGAGCTCAAGGCCAACACCCGCTCCGTCACCGGCGACTACCTCGCCGGGCGCCGCAGGATCGAGGTGCCTGCCGCGCGTCGTCCCGTGGACCCGAAGCGCAGGCTCACGGTCAAGGGCGCCACGGAGAACAACCTCAAGGACGTCACCGTGGACATCCCCCTGGGCGTGTTCACCGCCGTCACGGGCGTGTCCGGCTCCGGCAAGTCCACGCTGATCAACGAGATCCTCTACAAGGTCCTCGCCGACAAGCTCAACGGCGCCAAGATGGTCCCCGGCCGCCACCGCTCCGTCGCGGGCCTGGAGCACCTGGACAAGGTGGTCCACGTGGACCAGAGCCCCATCGGCCGCACCCCGCGGTCCAACCCGGCCACCTACACGGGCGTGTTCGACCAGATCCGCAAGCTCTTCGCGGAGACCCCCGAGGCGAAGGTCCGCGGCTACCAGCAGGGCCGCTTCTCCTTCAACATCAAGGGTGGCCGCTGCGAGGCGTGCGCGGGCGACGGCACCCTGAAGATCGAGATGAACTTCCTGCCGGACGTCTACGTCCCGTGCGAGGTCTGCCACGGCGCCCGCTACAACCGGGAGACCCTCGAGGTCACCTACAAGGGGAAGAACATCGCCGAGGTGCTCGACATGCCGATCGAGGAGGCCGCCGAGTTCTTCGGCGCCTACACGCGCATCTCCCGCTACCTCGACACGCTCGTGGACGTCGGCCTGGGCTACGTCCGGCTCGGCCAGCCGGCCACCACCCTGTCCGGAGGCGAGGCGCAGCGGGTCAAGCTCGCCGCGGAGCTGCAGAAGCGCTCCACCGGGCGGACCGTGTACGTCCTCGACGAGCCCACCACCGGCCTGCACTTCGAGGACATCCGCAAGCTCCTCCAGGTGCTGCAGACCCTGGTGGACAAGGGCAACACGGTGCTGACCATCGAGCACAACCTGGACGTCGTCAAGTGCGCCGACCACGTGATCGACCTCGGACCGGAGGGCGGCTCCGGCGGCGGGACGGTCGTCGCCACCGGCACCCCCGAGGAGGTGGCCGCCGTGCCCGAGAGCCACACCGGCCGCTTCCTCGCGGAGCTCCTGGGCTAA
- the rapZ gene encoding RNase adapter RapZ: protein MSADEHLQPDKPPSSEVLVITGMSGAGRTTAAHALQDHGWYVVENMPPQLLGTLSDLVARSPEAFPRLAIVVDVRSRSYFNELRTALQQLESTGVEFRTVFLEASDEVLVRRFEAGRRPHPLQGNARLLDGIQAEREILSELKERADIVVDTSALNVHGLATEVTQLFSEDGPVTVRLNVMSFGFKYGLPSDANFVADMRFVANPHWVPELRSKTGLDPEVSGFVLGQPGVQEFLSNYLAALGPVVEGYRRENKHYATLAVGCTGGKHRSVAVAEELARRVAQWPRVSVHVDHRDVGRE, encoded by the coding sequence ATGAGCGCCGACGAGCACCTGCAGCCCGACAAGCCCCCCTCCTCCGAGGTCCTCGTCATCACCGGCATGTCCGGGGCCGGCCGCACGACGGCCGCCCACGCCCTCCAGGACCACGGCTGGTACGTGGTGGAGAACATGCCGCCGCAGCTCCTCGGAACCCTGTCGGACCTCGTGGCCCGCTCGCCCGAGGCGTTCCCGCGGCTGGCCATCGTGGTGGACGTGCGCTCGCGCTCCTACTTCAACGAGCTGCGCACGGCGCTCCAGCAGCTGGAGAGCACCGGCGTGGAGTTCCGCACCGTCTTCCTCGAGGCGTCCGACGAGGTGCTGGTGCGCCGGTTCGAGGCCGGGCGCCGGCCGCATCCGCTCCAGGGCAACGCCCGGCTGCTCGACGGCATCCAGGCCGAGCGGGAGATCCTCTCCGAGCTCAAGGAGCGCGCGGACATCGTCGTGGACACCTCGGCGCTGAACGTCCACGGTCTCGCCACGGAGGTCACCCAGCTGTTCTCCGAGGACGGCCCCGTGACCGTCCGGCTGAACGTGATGAGCTTCGGCTTCAAGTACGGGCTGCCCTCGGACGCGAACTTCGTGGCGGACATGCGGTTCGTCGCCAACCCGCACTGGGTGCCCGAGCTGCGCTCGAAGACCGGCCTGGACCCGGAGGTGTCGGGGTTCGTCCTCGGCCAGCCGGGGGTGCAGGAGTTCCTGTCGAACTACCTCGCCGCGCTCGGCCCCGTCGTCGAGGGCTACCGCCGGGAGAACAAGCACTACGCGACCCTCGCCGTCGGGTGCACCGGGGGCAAGCACCGCTCCGTGGCCGTCGCGGAGGAGCTGGCGCGACGGGTGGCCCAGTGGCCCCGCGTGAGCGTGCACGTCGACCATCGGGACGTGGGCCGGGAATGA
- a CDS encoding MBL fold metallo-hydrolase, with translation MPATAEPRLLHDLPAVTVRAVSVSEMDNNAYVLTSKTTGAQVLIDAAAEPETLRDLLASAAADTPCELRLELIVTTHRHWDHVRALPALATVTGARTAAGEDDADAIAAETGVTPDVRLAHGSRTGAEGIELEVIALRGHTPGSVALAYRPEADEPAVLFTGDSLFPGGVGNTQGDAERFASLIRDVEDRVFAAFDDDVVVHPGHGASTTLGAERPHLQEWRERGW, from the coding sequence ATGCCCGCCACCGCCGAGCCCCGACTCCTGCACGATCTGCCCGCCGTGACCGTGCGCGCCGTGTCCGTCTCCGAGATGGACAACAACGCGTACGTCCTCACGTCGAAGACCACCGGCGCACAGGTGCTGATCGACGCCGCGGCCGAGCCGGAGACCCTGCGCGACCTGCTGGCCTCCGCCGCCGCGGACACCCCGTGCGAGCTGCGTCTGGAGCTGATCGTCACCACGCACCGGCACTGGGACCACGTGCGCGCGCTCCCCGCGCTCGCCACGGTCACCGGGGCGCGGACCGCGGCGGGCGAGGACGACGCGGACGCGATCGCCGCGGAGACGGGCGTGACGCCGGACGTGCGTCTGGCCCACGGGTCGCGCACCGGCGCGGAGGGCATCGAGCTCGAGGTGATCGCCCTGCGCGGCCACACCCCCGGCTCGGTCGCGCTGGCCTACCGGCCCGAGGCGGACGAGCCGGCCGTCCTGTTCACGGGCGACTCCCTCTTCCCCGGCGGGGTGGGCAACACCCAGGGTGACGCCGAGCGGTTCGCCTCCCTGATCCGGGACGTCGAGGACCGGGTCTTCGCCGCGTTCGACGACGACGTCGTCGTACACCCCGGCCACGGGGCCTCCACCACCCTCGGCGCCGAGCGCCCCCACCTGCAGGAGTGGCGCGAGCGCGGCTGGTGA
- a CDS encoding DEAD/DEAH box helicase, with protein sequence MTPSATNPPSLTDRLDALPASPDADDVFGAFAAWTEDRGISLYPAQEEAVLELVQGRHVILATPTGSGKSLVALGAHADALAHGKVSYYTAPIKALVSEKFFALVDVFGAENVGMVTGDSSVNADAPIICCTAEILANRALREGSGMEIGTVVMDEFHYYADPSRGWAWQLPLLELPQARFLLMSATLGDTSMLERDLAERTGREVAVVAHAERPIPLSFEWSEVPLQEKVEELVSTHQAPVYIVHFSQLDAVETAVGLASISVTTKEEKEAIAERIAGFRFSAGFGKTLNRLVRAGIGVHHAGMLPKYRRLVEKLAQEGRLKVISGTDTLGVGINVPIRTVLLTALSKFDGEKTRILQSREFHQIAGRAGRAGFDTQGYVVVQAPEHVIENKAAERKAAAKFAGIKDEAERAKRMKQSVKGSKRKTPPQGFVSWGPATFDKLVASEPEPLVSRMRITHSMLLNILDRPGDPVLAVRRLLRATHETPARQAQLMRRALGIFRELLATGVVEVLPEPDAEGRTVDLTVDLQPDFALNQPLSPFALAALDLLDPAAPDHHLDVVSVIEATLDAPRQVLSAQVKKAKGEAVAAMKAEGMDYSDRMRALDEVTHPQPLAELLEQAFERYRQDAPWLAEFELSPKSVVRDMFERAMGFGDYVRFYGLARSEGVLLRYLTDAVKALRQTVPQEDRTEDLQVLLDWLDEMVKQTDSSLLEEWEDLMSGDIAELRRDLESLEPTPPPRLTDNAAVFRVMVRNAMFHRVRLFGDEQDARLAELSGDLSANDWADALDAYFDEHEDIDDGPDARGQEFFRVATAPGARCPVELEGSRWWAVRQVLKDHDGDHDHGINAVVDLEASDEAGHPAIRVVSVGAPVPGWDL encoded by the coding sequence ATGACTCCCTCCGCAACGAACCCGCCGTCCCTCACCGACCGCCTGGACGCCCTGCCCGCCTCCCCCGACGCCGACGACGTCTTCGGGGCCTTCGCGGCCTGGACCGAGGACCGCGGCATCTCGCTCTACCCGGCCCAGGAGGAGGCGGTGCTGGAGCTCGTCCAGGGCCGGCACGTGATCCTGGCGACCCCCACCGGCTCCGGCAAGTCGCTGGTCGCGCTCGGTGCGCACGCCGACGCCCTCGCCCACGGGAAGGTCTCCTACTACACGGCGCCCATCAAGGCGCTGGTCTCGGAGAAGTTCTTCGCCCTCGTGGACGTGTTCGGCGCGGAGAACGTCGGCATGGTCACGGGCGACTCGTCGGTGAACGCGGACGCGCCGATCATCTGCTGCACCGCGGAGATCCTGGCCAACCGCGCGCTCCGCGAGGGCAGCGGCATGGAGATCGGCACCGTGGTGATGGACGAGTTCCACTACTACGCGGACCCCTCCCGCGGCTGGGCGTGGCAGCTGCCGCTGCTGGAGCTGCCCCAGGCCCGCTTCCTCCTCATGTCCGCCACCCTCGGCGACACCTCCATGCTGGAGCGCGACCTGGCCGAGCGCACCGGGAGGGAGGTCGCCGTCGTCGCGCACGCAGAGCGCCCCATCCCCCTGAGCTTCGAATGGTCCGAGGTCCCCCTGCAGGAGAAGGTGGAGGAGCTGGTCTCCACCCACCAGGCACCCGTGTACATCGTCCACTTCTCCCAGCTGGACGCCGTGGAGACCGCCGTGGGCCTGGCCTCGATCTCCGTGACGACCAAGGAGGAGAAGGAGGCCATCGCGGAGCGGATCGCCGGCTTCCGGTTCTCCGCCGGCTTCGGCAAGACCCTCAACCGGCTGGTGCGGGCGGGCATCGGCGTCCACCACGCCGGCATGCTCCCGAAGTACCGCCGCCTCGTCGAGAAGCTCGCCCAGGAGGGCCGGCTCAAGGTCATCTCCGGCACGGACACCCTCGGCGTCGGCATCAACGTGCCCATCCGCACCGTGCTGCTCACCGCGCTGTCCAAGTTCGACGGCGAGAAGACCCGCATCCTGCAGTCCCGCGAGTTCCACCAGATCGCCGGACGCGCCGGCCGCGCCGGCTTCGACACGCAGGGCTACGTCGTGGTGCAGGCCCCCGAGCACGTGATCGAGAACAAGGCCGCCGAGCGGAAGGCCGCCGCCAAGTTCGCCGGGATCAAGGACGAGGCCGAGCGCGCCAAGCGCATGAAGCAGTCCGTCAAGGGGTCCAAGAGGAAGACGCCGCCGCAGGGCTTCGTCTCCTGGGGCCCGGCCACCTTCGACAAGCTCGTGGCCTCCGAGCCGGAGCCGCTGGTCTCCCGCATGAGGATCACCCACTCCATGCTGCTGAACATCCTGGACCGGCCCGGGGACCCCGTGCTCGCCGTGCGCCGGCTGCTGCGCGCCACCCACGAGACCCCCGCCCGGCAGGCGCAGCTGATGCGCCGCGCCCTCGGGATCTTCCGGGAGCTGCTGGCCACCGGCGTCGTCGAGGTCCTCCCCGAGCCCGACGCGGAGGGCCGCACCGTGGACCTCACCGTGGACCTGCAGCCCGACTTCGCCCTGAACCAGCCCCTCTCCCCCTTCGCGCTGGCCGCCCTGGACCTGCTGGACCCGGCCGCCCCGGACCACCACCTCGACGTCGTCTCCGTCATCGAGGCGACCCTGGACGCGCCCCGACAGGTGCTTTCCGCCCAGGTGAAGAAGGCCAAGGGCGAGGCCGTGGCCGCCATGAAGGCCGAGGGCATGGACTACAGCGACCGCATGCGCGCCCTCGACGAGGTCACCCACCCGCAGCCGCTCGCCGAGCTCCTGGAGCAGGCGTTCGAGCGGTACCGCCAGGACGCCCCGTGGCTGGCCGAGTTCGAGCTCTCCCCCAAGTCCGTGGTGCGGGACATGTTCGAGCGCGCCATGGGATTCGGCGACTACGTCCGGTTCTACGGCCTCGCCCGCTCCGAGGGCGTGCTGCTGCGCTACCTCACCGACGCCGTGAAGGCCCTGCGCCAGACCGTCCCGCAGGAGGACCGCACCGAGGACCTCCAGGTGCTGCTGGACTGGCTGGACGAGATGGTCAAGCAGACCGACTCCTCCCTGCTCGAGGAGTGGGAGGACCTCATGTCCGGGGACATCGCCGAGCTGCGCCGGGACCTGGAGTCCCTCGAGCCGACCCCGCCGCCGCGCCTGACGGACAACGCCGCCGTGTTCCGCGTGATGGTGCGCAACGCGATGTTCCACCGCGTGCGCCTGTTCGGCGACGAGCAGGACGCGAGGCTCGCCGAGCTCTCCGGGGACCTCTCCGCCAACGACTGGGCCGACGCCCTCGACGCCTACTTCGACGAGCACGAGGACATCGACGACGGCCCCGACGCCCGCGGCCAGGAGTTCTTCCGCGTGGCCACCGCCCCCGGGGCCCGCTGCCCCGTGGAGCTCGAGGGGTCCCGCTGGTGGGCCGTGCGGCAGGTCCTCAAGGACCACGACGGCGACCACGACCACGGCATCAACGCCGTCGTGGACCTGGAGGCCTCCGACGAGGCCGGGCACCCGGCGATCCGTGTCGTCTCCGTCGGCGCCCCCGTGCCCGGGTGGGACCTGTGA
- the uvrC gene encoding excinuclease ABC subunit UvrC, which translates to MADPRTYRPAPGEISTSPGVYRFRDPDGRVIYVGKAKNLRARLSSYFQDPARLATKTRTMVFTASAVEWTVVASELEALQLEYTWIKEYRPRFNIMYRDDKSYPYLAVTMNERFPRVQVMRGDKRPGVKYFGPFHPAKAIRETVDLMLRVFPVRTCSAGVFKRAQAQDRPCLLGYIGKCSAPCVGRISPDEHRALAQDFCDFMAGDADRFVRELEKAMAGAVEELRFEDAARLRDDIAALRRVFERNAVVLAESTEADVFALHSDELETAVQVFHVRQGRIRGQRGWIMERVEDVGEDEAVAELLTQVYGDVPDTERIPHEVLVPVLPAGAEQVTEWLSGLRGARVQVRVPQRGPKADLMGTVRENAEMALKLHKTRRSGDLTTRSAALRELQDALEIDEPLLRIECYDISHSQGTNVVGSMVVMEDGLPKKKDYRRFNVTGEAARDDTASLRDVLRRRFARMAEDRREGGVLTGQIDAEEAEGERRRFAYPPSLVVVDGGPPQVAAAAEVLAELGLDDLPVVGLAKRLEEVWLPGDEFPVVLPRTSEGLFLLQRIRDESHRFAIAGHRSRRTKAMTASALDDVPGLGPTRRRALLTHFGSVERMRQAGPAGLTEVAGIGPALAEAVHAALTASDGGDTVAP; encoded by the coding sequence GTGGCTGACCCGCGCACCTACCGCCCCGCCCCGGGGGAGATCTCGACGTCCCCCGGCGTCTACCGGTTCCGGGACCCGGACGGGCGCGTCATCTACGTCGGCAAGGCGAAGAACCTGCGGGCGCGACTGAGCTCCTACTTCCAGGACCCGGCGCGCCTGGCCACCAAGACGCGCACCATGGTGTTCACGGCGTCCGCGGTCGAGTGGACCGTGGTCGCCTCGGAGCTCGAGGCCCTCCAGCTCGAGTACACGTGGATCAAGGAGTACCGGCCCCGGTTCAACATCATGTACCGGGACGACAAGTCCTACCCGTACCTGGCCGTCACCATGAACGAGCGGTTCCCGCGGGTGCAGGTCATGCGCGGGGACAAGCGCCCGGGCGTGAAGTACTTCGGCCCCTTCCACCCGGCCAAGGCCATCCGCGAGACAGTGGACCTCATGCTGCGGGTGTTCCCCGTGCGCACCTGCTCGGCCGGGGTGTTCAAGCGGGCCCAGGCCCAGGACCGCCCGTGCCTGCTGGGGTACATCGGCAAGTGCTCGGCGCCGTGCGTCGGGCGGATCTCCCCGGACGAGCACCGGGCGCTCGCCCAGGACTTCTGCGACTTCATGGCGGGCGACGCGGACCGGTTCGTCCGCGAACTCGAGAAGGCGATGGCCGGGGCGGTGGAGGAGCTGCGCTTCGAAGACGCCGCCCGCCTGCGCGACGACATCGCCGCCCTGCGCCGCGTGTTCGAGCGCAACGCGGTGGTGCTGGCCGAGTCCACGGAGGCGGACGTGTTCGCCCTCCACTCGGACGAGCTCGAGACCGCCGTCCAGGTGTTCCACGTGCGGCAGGGCCGCATCCGTGGCCAGCGCGGCTGGATCATGGAGCGCGTCGAGGACGTGGGGGAGGACGAGGCCGTCGCCGAGCTGCTCACCCAGGTCTACGGCGACGTGCCGGACACGGAGCGCATCCCGCACGAGGTGCTGGTGCCGGTCCTGCCGGCGGGCGCCGAGCAGGTCACGGAGTGGCTCTCCGGGCTGCGCGGGGCCCGCGTCCAGGTGCGGGTGCCCCAGCGCGGGCCCAAGGCCGACCTCATGGGGACCGTCCGGGAGAACGCCGAGATGGCCCTCAAGCTGCACAAGACGCGCCGCTCGGGCGACCTCACCACGCGCTCGGCCGCCCTGCGGGAGCTGCAGGACGCCCTGGAGATCGACGAGCCGCTGCTGCGCATCGAGTGCTACGACATCTCGCACTCGCAGGGCACCAACGTCGTCGGCTCGATGGTGGTGATGGAGGACGGCCTCCCCAAGAAGAAGGACTACCGCCGATTCAACGTGACGGGCGAGGCCGCGCGGGACGACACCGCCTCGCTGCGCGACGTCCTGCGGCGGCGCTTCGCGCGCATGGCCGAGGATCGCCGGGAGGGCGGGGTGCTCACCGGCCAGATCGACGCGGAGGAGGCCGAGGGGGAGCGGCGCCGGTTCGCCTACCCGCCCTCGCTCGTCGTCGTCGACGGCGGCCCGCCGCAGGTCGCCGCGGCCGCCGAGGTCCTCGCCGAGCTGGGCCTGGACGACCTGCCCGTGGTGGGGCTGGCGAAGCGTCTCGAGGAGGTCTGGCTCCCGGGGGACGAGTTCCCCGTGGTCCTGCCGCGCACCTCCGAGGGGCTGTTCCTGCTGCAGCGCATCCGCGACGAGTCGCACCGGTTCGCCATCGCCGGCCACCGCTCCCGCCGCACCAAGGCGATGACGGCCTCCGCCCTCGACGACGTCCCCGGTCTCGGCCCGACGCGGCGCCGGGCCCTGCTGACGCACTTCGGCTCCGTGGAGCGGATGCGGCAGGCCGGGCCCGCCGGCCTGACCGAGGTCGCGGGCATCGGACCCGCCCTCGCCGAGGCCGTCCACGCGGCCCTGACGGCGTCCGACGGCGGCGATACAGTGGCCCCATGA
- a CDS encoding lysophospholipid acyltransferase family protein, with amino-acid sequence MATSEQLRRAVAGAIRLSCRPHVRGLEHVPPEGPFIVASNHLSFVDSVILQALCPRPVGFFAKAEYFEAPGLRGRAQRRFFEAVGSIPVRRGEQAASVAALEDLVALLDGGHGVGIYPEGTRSRDGRLYRGRTGAAWLALTTGAPVVPVGLRGTERLQPPGTNGFRPHRFTVEMGEPLDFGHPGRRHSLPQRREATATIMAAIAALSGQERVDEYNAAPAARG; translated from the coding sequence ATGGCCACCTCCGAGCAGCTCCGCCGCGCCGTCGCCGGAGCGATCCGGCTGTCCTGCCGCCCGCACGTCCGCGGCCTCGAGCACGTCCCGCCGGAGGGGCCGTTCATCGTCGCCTCCAACCACCTGAGCTTCGTGGACTCCGTGATCCTCCAGGCGCTCTGCCCCCGGCCGGTGGGCTTCTTCGCCAAGGCGGAGTACTTCGAGGCGCCCGGCCTCCGAGGCCGGGCCCAGCGCCGGTTCTTCGAGGCGGTCGGCTCCATCCCGGTGCGCCGGGGCGAGCAGGCGGCCTCGGTGGCCGCCCTGGAGGACCTGGTGGCGCTGCTCGACGGCGGGCACGGCGTCGGGATCTACCCGGAGGGCACCCGCAGCCGCGACGGCCGCCTGTACCGCGGGCGCACCGGGGCGGCGTGGCTGGCCCTCACCACCGGCGCGCCGGTGGTCCCGGTCGGGCTGCGCGGCACGGAGCGGCTCCAGCCGCCGGGGACCAACGGCTTCCGGCCGCACCGGTTCACCGTGGAGATGGGCGAGCCCCTGGACTTCGGCCATCCGGGCCGCCGCCACTCCCTGCCTCAGCGCCGGGAGGCCACCGCCACGATCATGGCAGCGATCGCCGCCCTCTCCGGCCAGGAGCGCGTGGACGAGTACAACGCCGCGCCCGCCGCCCGTGGCTGA
- a CDS encoding methyltransferase domain-containing protein has translation MSTVPAVTGRETAGFTWDPAQYEGFAEHRARPFHDLVARVEAEAPRVVVDLGCGPGTLTRTLAERWPAAEVIGLDDSPAMLERAREGAADADLPNLRFDRVDASQWRPGPEVDVIVSNAMLQWIPTHRRLIRRWLGDLHPGAWFGAQLPRPYQQASHATIVALADEPVFSEALHGVETTRTVAPPEEYTRLFLEAGWTPSVWETEYQQVLTGPDPVLRWTSGAALRPSLQALAAWDAEEGAAEGAGLLELFVARYRQAMREAYPPVPGVSDADGGPLTVFPVRRMFLVGRKPGE, from the coding sequence ATGAGCACCGTGCCTGCCGTCACCGGACGCGAGACCGCGGGGTTCACCTGGGACCCCGCCCAGTACGAGGGCTTCGCCGAGCACCGCGCCCGTCCGTTCCACGACCTCGTGGCGCGGGTCGAGGCGGAGGCGCCGCGCGTCGTCGTGGACCTGGGCTGCGGGCCGGGCACCCTGACCCGGACGCTGGCCGAGCGCTGGCCGGCGGCCGAGGTGATCGGCCTGGACGACTCCCCGGCCATGCTGGAGCGGGCCCGGGAGGGTGCGGCGGACGCGGACCTGCCGAACCTGCGGTTCGACCGGGTGGACGCCTCCCAGTGGCGACCGGGTCCGGAGGTGGACGTGATCGTCTCCAACGCCATGCTCCAGTGGATCCCCACGCACCGCCGCCTGATCCGCCGCTGGCTGGGTGACCTGCACCCGGGCGCCTGGTTCGGCGCGCAGCTCCCGCGGCCGTACCAGCAGGCCTCGCACGCCACCATCGTCGCCCTGGCCGACGAGCCCGTGTTCTCCGAGGCGCTGCACGGCGTGGAGACCACCCGCACGGTCGCCCCGCCCGAGGAGTACACGCGCCTGTTCCTCGAGGCCGGCTGGACCCCCAGCGTGTGGGAGACGGAGTACCAGCAGGTGCTCACCGGCCCCGATCCGGTGCTGCGCTGGACCTCGGGCGCGGCCCTGCGCCCGTCCCTGCAGGCCCTGGCCGCGTGGGACGCCGAGGAGGGCGCGGCCGAGGGCGCCGGGCTGCTCGAGCTCTTCGTCGCGCGCTACCGGCAGGCCATGCGCGAGGCCTATCCGCCCGTGCCCGGGGTCTCCGACGCCGACGGCGGCCCGCTCACCGTGTTCCCGGTGCGCCGCATGTTCCTCGTGGGGCGCAAGCCGGGGGAGTGA